From Deinococcus radiopugnans ATCC 19172, one genomic window encodes:
- a CDS encoding IS3 family transposase, whose amino-acid sequence MVRQLVAAHIKPERACVLVGLAKSSWHYLAKPRQDSELRQQIHDLARRYPRRGYRFIHALLVRAGAIINKKKVRRIWREEGLAIKPKGSRKIRTGATIPMQAEYANHVWTYDFIFDQTLEGTTLKILTLTDEFTRQSLALQVATSFTSKEVRGVLQDVVAGRGAPDFIRSDNGSEFIARELGIWLAVQDIGTRFIEPGKPWQNGFAESFHSRLRAECLNQEVFYSAKHAQVLLDDWRAFYNARRPHSSLGYRTPDEFAEQARGRQAAPLCGDNTANVAVSPSPG is encoded by the coding sequence GTGGTCAGGCAGCTGGTCGCGGCGCACATCAAGCCCGAACGGGCTTGTGTTCTGGTGGGCCTGGCCAAATCCTCCTGGCACTATCTGGCAAAGCCGCGTCAGGACAGCGAACTCCGACAGCAGATCCATGACCTGGCCCGGCGGTATCCCCGCCGGGGATACCGTTTCATTCACGCCCTGCTCGTCCGAGCAGGGGCCATCATCAACAAGAAGAAGGTTCGGCGCATCTGGCGCGAGGAAGGCCTCGCCATCAAACCTAAAGGGTCCCGAAAAATCCGCACTGGAGCAACAATTCCCATGCAGGCGGAGTACGCCAATCACGTCTGGACATACGATTTCATCTTTGACCAGACCCTGGAAGGGACCACCCTGAAAATCCTGACCTTGACGGACGAATTCACCCGGCAGTCCCTGGCCTTGCAGGTGGCGACGTCCTTCACCTCCAAGGAGGTGAGGGGCGTGCTCCAGGACGTGGTTGCAGGGCGCGGGGCGCCAGACTTCATCCGCAGCGACAACGGTTCCGAGTTCATCGCTCGTGAACTCGGGATCTGGCTCGCGGTACAGGACATAGGCACCCGGTTTATTGAACCGGGAAAACCGTGGCAGAACGGGTTCGCGGAGAGCTTCCACTCCCGTCTGCGCGCAGAATGTCTCAATCAGGAAGTCTTCTATTCCGCTAAACATGCCCAGGTGCTCCTGGACGATTGGCGGGCGTTCTACAACGCCCGCAGACCCCACTCGTCACTCGGCTACCGAACCCCAGACGAGTTTGCTGAGCAGGCCAGGGGGCGGCAGGCCGCCCCCCTTTGCGGAGACAACACCGCAAATGTGGCCGTCAGCCCGTCCCCTGGGTGA
- a CDS encoding transposase has translation MKIRQFTEDQIIKLLQDGKKGERSVEDLCRDFGCSTASYYAWKKKYGDTNADEAKRLRRLEKENARLLRIVGQQRLEIDAMKDVIGKKR, from the coding sequence ATGAAAATCCGACAGTTCACCGAAGACCAGATCATCAAACTCCTGCAGGACGGCAAAAAAGGCGAGAGGTCTGTCGAAGACCTCTGCCGCGACTTCGGATGCAGCACCGCGTCGTATTACGCCTGGAAAAAGAAATACGGCGATACCAACGCCGACGAAGCCAAACGACTTCGTCGGCTGGAGAAGGAAAACGCCCGTCTCCTGCGGATCGTCGGTCAGCAGCGCCTGGAGATCGACGCGATGAAGGATGTCATCGGAAAAAAGCGGTAA